Proteins from one Triticum aestivum cultivar Chinese Spring chromosome 7A, IWGSC CS RefSeq v2.1, whole genome shotgun sequence genomic window:
- the LOC123149260 gene encoding uncharacterized protein isoform X2, protein MGHIADPAGAVVVGCKVLPIFNENGIVDGAVKKIVHRIDGKKAVARVKELLKWAAHARPYGSSNGVSGKKWKFLSFQGRDGGGAAAPVSKCDDDASSGSGSGSGGKLSFKWEAGSCSSASSVLYSPLSFASAPAGRTEQQTPSRGNGNYNYSYNGYASRLSSVSQKSTSSEACRMAQWITTDSDFVVLEL, encoded by the exons ATGGGGCACATTGCTGATCCTGCGGGCGCCGTAGTCGTGGGCTGCAAAGTGCTGCCCATCTTCAACGAGAATGGCATTGTGGATGGCGCGGTGAAGAAGATCGTGCACAGGATCGACGGGAAGAAGGCGGTCGCCCGGGTGAAGGAGCTCCTCAAGTGGGCTGCGCATGCCAGGCCGTACGGCAGCAGCAACGGCGTCAGCGGGAAGAAATGGAAG TTTCTGAGCTTCCAGGGAAGGGATGGTGGTGGTGCTGCAGCGCCGGTATCAAAGTGTGACGACGACGCGAGCTCCGGGTCCGGGTCCGGGTCCGGTGGCAAGCTGAGCTTCAAGTGGGAGGCGGGCAGCTGCTCGTCGGCTTCGTCGGTGCTGTACTCGCCGCTGTCGTTCGCGTCGGCGCCGGCCGGGAGGACGGAGCAGCAGACGCCGTCACGGGGGAACGGGAACTACAACTACAGCTACAATGGGTACGCGTCGCGGCTGTCGTCGGTGAGCCAGAAGAGCACGTCGTCGGAGGCGTGCCGGATGGCGCAGTGGATCACCACCGATTCAGACT TTGTGGTGCTGGAGCTGTAA
- the LOC123149260 gene encoding uncharacterized protein isoform X1, giving the protein MGHIADPAGAVVVGCKVLPIFNENGIVDGAVKKIVHRIDGKKAVARVKELLKWAAHARPYGSSNGVSGKKWKQFLSFQGRDGGGAAAPVSKCDDDASSGSGSGSGGKLSFKWEAGSCSSASSVLYSPLSFASAPAGRTEQQTPSRGNGNYNYSYNGYASRLSSVSQKSTSSEACRMAQWITTDSDFVVLEL; this is encoded by the exons ATGGGGCACATTGCTGATCCTGCGGGCGCCGTAGTCGTGGGCTGCAAAGTGCTGCCCATCTTCAACGAGAATGGCATTGTGGATGGCGCGGTGAAGAAGATCGTGCACAGGATCGACGGGAAGAAGGCGGTCGCCCGGGTGAAGGAGCTCCTCAAGTGGGCTGCGCATGCCAGGCCGTACGGCAGCAGCAACGGCGTCAGCGGGAAGAAATGGAAG CAGTTTCTGAGCTTCCAGGGAAGGGATGGTGGTGGTGCTGCAGCGCCGGTATCAAAGTGTGACGACGACGCGAGCTCCGGGTCCGGGTCCGGGTCCGGTGGCAAGCTGAGCTTCAAGTGGGAGGCGGGCAGCTGCTCGTCGGCTTCGTCGGTGCTGTACTCGCCGCTGTCGTTCGCGTCGGCGCCGGCCGGGAGGACGGAGCAGCAGACGCCGTCACGGGGGAACGGGAACTACAACTACAGCTACAATGGGTACGCGTCGCGGCTGTCGTCGGTGAGCCAGAAGAGCACGTCGTCGGAGGCGTGCCGGATGGCGCAGTGGATCACCACCGATTCAGACT TTGTGGTGCTGGAGCTGTAA